A stretch of DNA from Sulfuricurvum sp.:
CAAAACGTCAAAAACAGCGGCGGCAAGCGCGTTGGCGCAGAGGCCGTCCAAAAAAATGACACGGTAAGAAGGAAATAGAATGTCCCCACAATACAAACCACCTATTGCAGTTCACTTCATATGGCATCCATTGGACAGTGATACCGTTGATCCGATCCTAGAAGCAATTACTAGGAGCTTTTCAAGGGATATCAATCGTCCTTTTTCTCGAAATCTAAATATTCCAATTTTTTTCTATAGCTCATGCAGTCCGACCGATGTACCCAATGACCTTCCGAGTGAACTCGCTTTACGGAATGTTTTATTTGTATTTACGAGTGTCAATACGAGAGGATACACATTATGGGACAATTACATCAACAATCTGAAGCTTACTCGAACAATGCGGGCAGTTCCTGTTGCATTGTCCCATGAGGGGCTTGGGCACGGTGGTGGGGGAAGCCTCAAAAACATTAATTTCATTCGTGTATATGAGTGGCAGAAGGAATACATGGTTCAAAATACGGTACTTGCCATGGCACATGAATTATATCGACATGGTTTTATTGAAATAGAAGAACAGGATCAAGGAAAGTCATCTTCCATAAAATTATTTCTCAGCCATGCAAAGAGTGGGGACACCGGTCGTTTACACGCAGAATCAATTAAGCGATTTATCGACACTACAAACATGTCTCATTTTTTTGATGCCACGACAATTTCCCCAGGATTCAAGTTTGACGAGGAAATAATTAAAAGCATTAAAGAATCAACTATGTTGGCGATTTGTAGTGACGATTATTCATCTCGATATTGGTGTCAGCGGGAAATTTTAAGTGCAAAAGAGCATCACCGGCCAATGATAGCCATTAACTGTTTGGAGGACTTTGAAGACAGAATCTTTCCCGCTGGTTCGAATATACCATGTGTTCATATATCGCCAGAATCCCCGCTCAAAGAATCAGATGTACTCAAAATACTCACCGCCGCAATTCTGGAGACTATACGCCACTGCCATGCTCTGTCCTCACTTGAGCATTATCAAGCAAGAGGCTGGATCGACAGCAGATGTGCTCTCTTTTCCCGACCACCTGAAATTCGTCAACTTCTTACGTTGAAGTCAGATGGCCAGAAAAATAAACTCTGTTATCCGGAACCTCCAATTTATTCTGAAGAAGGCGATTGGCATAGCCATCTATCGATTGAAACATTTACCCCTCTTTGGAGCAGTTCTGACAATAATTCGCTAAAAGGTTTACGAGTTGGCATCTCTGTCTCTGATGTCGCAAGTGCCTGTTTTAAAGAGCACCATCTCCCCACAAGCCAATCTGTAAGGCTGGCCCAAGATCTTGCAAGACACCTGCTTGCCAGATCTGCCACGTTGATCTATGGAGGGGACTTACGCAAGGATGGCTTTACAGAATTTATCCTCAATGAAGCTGTGGCATTGAAATCCCGTCTCAATACCCATGACATACATGTGGAAAATCATTTAGCATGGCCAATCCATAAGGCTGATAAAGAAATGACCTCGTGGCGTGCAAATTATAGAGCAGTTATGAACACTGTCGAACACGATATTCCAGCCGATATTGCTAATGATGTTGACACTGATCAATATCTTCCTCCCACATCACCTCAGAATAAATATATTTGGTCTCGCTGTCTCACAGAAATGCGCCAACAATCCATCGACTCCTCACACGCTAGAGTATGCGCGGGCGGTAAGATTTCAGGATACAACGGTAAAATGCCGGGAGTTTTG
This window harbors:
- a CDS encoding TIR domain-containing protein, translating into MSPQYKPPIAVHFIWHPLDSDTVDPILEAITRSFSRDINRPFSRNLNIPIFFYSSCSPTDVPNDLPSELALRNVLFVFTSVNTRGYTLWDNYINNLKLTRTMRAVPVALSHEGLGHGGGGSLKNINFIRVYEWQKEYMVQNTVLAMAHELYRHGFIEIEEQDQGKSSSIKLFLSHAKSGDTGRLHAESIKRFIDTTNMSHFFDATTISPGFKFDEEIIKSIKESTMLAICSDDYSSRYWCQREILSAKEHHRPMIAINCLEDFEDRIFPAGSNIPCVHISPESPLKESDVLKILTAAILETIRHCHALSSLEHYQARGWIDSRCALFSRPPEIRQLLTLKSDGQKNKLCYPEPPIYSEEGDWHSHLSIETFTPLWSSSDNNSLKGLRVGISVSDVASACFKEHHLPTSQSVRLAQDLARHLLARSATLIYGGDLRKDGFTEFILNEAVALKSRLNTHDIHVENHLAWPIHKADKEMTSWRANYRAVMNTVEHDIPADIANDVDTDQYLPPTSPQNKYIWSRCLTEMRQQSIDSSHARVCAGGKISGYNGKMPGVLEEILIAIDKNKPIYLLGAFGGIVGEVCKILRKEPYPDSLTETWQVTYNAEYVDLQTLASKSGNNANYGQVKTILEGIDVSTISKNAGLDEATYLRLMATPFVDECIYLIIQGLKNLST